A DNA window from Deinococcus malanensis contains the following coding sequences:
- a CDS encoding metal ABC transporter permease: MDWLTDPLQFDFFRRALAAVGLVSVLCALVGAWVVLRGLSYIGDAMSHAVFPGIVAAFLIKGNLLVGALLAAVLTALGIGVVSQRSGLKQDSAIGIVFVGMFALGVVTLSRAPSFTTDLSNFLIGNPLGVTPADLWGALLVTALVGGLLTAIQKELLLASFDPTEARAIGLPVRPLESLLLILIGLVVVLTVQLVGTTLSVSLLITSSAAARLLARSLKKMILLAALLGVVGGITGLYLSYFLDTAPGATIVLVNTALFLLALTFRRRE; this comes from the coding sequence GTGGACTGGCTGACCGACCCCCTGCAATTCGATTTCTTCCGGCGTGCGCTCGCGGCCGTGGGGCTGGTCAGTGTGCTGTGTGCTCTGGTGGGTGCCTGGGTGGTGCTGCGCGGGCTGAGCTACATCGGGGACGCCATGAGTCATGCGGTGTTTCCAGGAATCGTCGCCGCCTTCCTGATAAAAGGCAATCTGCTGGTAGGCGCGCTGCTGGCCGCCGTTCTCACGGCACTGGGAATCGGCGTGGTCAGTCAGCGCAGCGGGCTGAAACAGGACAGTGCCATTGGCATCGTGTTCGTGGGGATGTTCGCTCTGGGGGTGGTGACGCTCTCCCGCGCACCAAGCTTTACCACCGACCTGAGCAATTTCCTGATCGGCAACCCGCTGGGCGTAACCCCAGCCGACCTCTGGGGCGCCCTGCTGGTCACAGCGCTGGTCGGCGGCCTGCTGACCGCCATTCAAAAGGAACTGCTGCTGGCCAGTTTTGATCCAACTGAAGCACGCGCCATTGGCTTGCCGGTCCGGCCACTGGAAAGCCTGCTGCTGATCCTGATCGGTCTGGTCGTCGTCCTGACTGTGCAACTGGTCGGCACCACCCTGAGCGTGAGCCTGCTGATCACGTCAAGCGCCGCCGCGCGATTGCTGGCCCGCAGCCTGAAAAAGATGATCCTGCTGGCAGCTCTGCTGGGCGTTGTGGGCGGCATTACCGGGCTCTACCTCAGCTATTTCCTGGACACCGCGCCGGGCGCGACGATTGTGCTGGTCAACACGGCACTGTTCCTGCTGGCCCTGACCTTCCGCCGCCGCGAGTAG
- a CDS encoding metal ABC transporter ATP-binding protein, which produces MLGVQNLTVRYGTHVALQDATVRFEAGSFSAIIGPNGAGKSTLLKTLVGLLPDTDGRVTFDEGHSARQCISYVPQQQTLDWGFPVTVWDVAMMGRTGRLGWLRWPSKRDRQLVEDALKETGVYELRHRHIGALSGGQRQRVLLARMLARQGHLLLLDEPLTGVDSATQEQLMALLKAQAAKGRAVVMVTHDLEQARRWCDHLLLINRRIIADGSPEQVYTPANIEATFSTSHLGHTHAEA; this is translated from the coding sequence GTGCTTGGCGTGCAGAACCTCACCGTCCGCTACGGAACGCACGTCGCGCTACAGGACGCGACGGTACGCTTCGAGGCAGGGTCCTTCAGTGCCATCATCGGGCCTAACGGAGCTGGTAAAAGTACCCTTCTCAAAACCCTGGTGGGCCTGCTGCCTGACACAGATGGCCGGGTGACCTTTGACGAGGGCCATTCCGCCCGTCAGTGCATTTCCTATGTGCCGCAGCAGCAGACGCTGGACTGGGGTTTTCCGGTCACGGTGTGGGACGTCGCCATGATGGGCCGCACCGGACGGCTGGGCTGGCTGCGCTGGCCTTCGAAACGGGACCGCCAGCTGGTCGAGGACGCCCTGAAGGAAACGGGCGTCTATGAACTGCGCCACCGGCATATCGGGGCGTTGTCCGGAGGTCAGCGTCAGCGCGTGCTGCTGGCCCGTATGCTGGCGCGCCAGGGGCACCTGCTGCTGCTGGACGAGCCGCTGACCGGAGTGGACAGTGCCACCCAGGAACAGCTGATGGCCCTGTTGAAAGCGCAGGCGGCCAAGGGCCGTGCAGTGGTCATGGTGACCCACGACCTGGAGCAGGCCCGGCGCTGGTGCGATCACCTGCTCCTGATCAACCGCCGCATCATTGCCGACGGCTCGCCGGAGCAGGTCTACACTCCGGCCAACATCGAGGCCACCTTCAGCACCAGTCACCTGGGCCATACCCACGCGGAAGCCTGA